CACCGCGTCGGTCTCCCGAAGGTTTATTTCGGGTCCTTCAATCACTATTCTGTCCCCCACCCGAAAGACTGGACATTTTCCCCGGATTTCTATCACGCGGACTTCAAGTTTCTCCATCCCCCTCACCGAAATCTAAATAAAGATTGAAGTTCAAAAAACTATTCGGCATGAGAAATAGTTTATGATAACGTTGATGGTGGTGCTCAACGTGTCCGAGGATATTGAGGCGAAAATTCGCCGTCTGAGGGAGCTGGGTAAAGCCAGCGCAGAACCCGAAGTTCCCAAAACCGCTGCCCCTCCGGTCAAAAAACCTCCCAAAAAACCCCGTACCGTCGGGAGCATTAGGAGGCGTGAGCGGAGGAAGAGGATTCTCACCGGTGCCGCGATAGTCCTTGTCGTTATCCTAATAATCTCCGTCGGTGCTTACGTCTATATGGAGAACCGCGCCGCCCAGCAGCTCGCCGATCAAAAGAACCAGAAACTCAGGGAGGTGTACACCTACTTCAAGGGTGACATAGTTAACGCGTCCAAGAACTGTACCGCCAAGCCCATAGAGATCAGAAAAGAGCTTGTGAACAGGATAAAAGCTGCGCAGTCGCTTGACGAGCTTGAGGCCATAGACGTTAAGGCCGCCTACGATCAGGCTGTTGGTGAGTACAAGGAGTGCCTTGCCAAGATCGAGCGCCTTAAGTACGAGAAGGTTCTGAACCAGACCAAGGCCGAGAAGATAAGGGAGATAGAGACCGACTTCCAGGCCCTTCTGGCGATGCCGCTACCCGACGATATAAGGGCTGATGTTGTGGATTCCATGAAGAGCCTCGAGGAGCAGGTCACGAGCGCGAAGACGATAGAGCAGGTTAACTCCGTGAATCCGGATCCGTATCTCCTCGAACTCTGGCGCGACTATTACTACTACAGAATCGACATCATCCCCGGCCAGGAGGTAATCCTTGAGAAGGGCAACGTGAAGAGGATAGTCAGCAAGGCCGATGCAAAGGCCATCCTCGGCGGAATACTAGACTACAGGGAACTCATGGAGTACAACGTCTACAAGGTCGAGTACGTTGACATAGCCCTTGTCCTCACGAGGGACAGGATAAACGGAGCGTTCCTGGCTCCAGGGGACAAGGTCATGGTCTTTGCCAAGAACGCCACCAACTCACCGTTTATCGAGATAGCCAACGAGGGCTACGTCCAGCTCGTGCTCCTGCCGACCGACGCGGGCCTCATCTCCGTCGACGAGGCCCAGAGCCAGAGCAGCTCTTCGAGCACTTCGTCAAGCACCCAGTACAGCGAGGATCACTCGACCACGTACAGCCCGGGAGACTCGACCATAAGCGACGGCCAGAGCACGAGCGACACCTACACCAACACCCAGAGCAGCAGCCAGAGCGCCTCCGCCAGCTACAGCTACTCGGTTGACCTCACCGAGATACTCAAGGCAATAGCCGCAGGAAAGATACAGGCCAGCGACGAGGTCAGGGAGCAGCTCAGGGCCTACGGCTGGGAGATAGTGGATCTCGAGAAGGAGTCCGGCATGCTCGTGCTCAAGCCGGATGCCCAGTTCCTCGTGGTCATCAGGGTGCCCTCGATCTTCGTACCCGACATACTGTCCAACCAGCAGTACCTCTACATAGCCAAGATTGCGACCTGAGGTGGTAGGCATGAAACGCCTCGTAGCGACCCTCTTTATTCTTTTGTTAGCCTCTTCTCTGGTTAGTGCCGAGACCTACACCCTCCCCGGCGAGACCCCAGATAAGAAACCCTACAACAACATAGGAATTCTGGGGGAGGTCATGGTTGATCTCAACGTTACGATAGTCAACACTGCCCCATTCCCCAAGTTCGTTATAGTTAATCCGAGGTACGATTTTCACGTTCTCAGGCTCAGCGGCGATGAGGGAATGAGCACATTCCGCATCAATGGTACCACCTACCACGTTCCCTCACGTCTCGACAGAACTTCCCTGAACTACTACCTCGGTTTCTGGGTTATGCCCTACGAGACCGTCGTGGTGAACTTCCGCATCCCCTACAACAACTCCTACCTGCTTCAAACCACCGACTACAAGTCGGTCTGCGGCGATACCGGTAAAATAACCAACGTGACCTATCAGGTCGTTAATGGAACCCTCCAGTATGGGGGTAAGATCGAGGAGCCGGAGGACATTTCCATCCTGAGCTGCGGCGTCATGTATCCCCAGCTCATCAACACTCCCATGATGATCTCCATGAGATCCATGTTCCCGATGAACGACGGCCATATAAAAGTCCTCAAGTATGAGGGAACGGTTACGTTCCGCCTCACAAACGCTCCGAACAGGGCTGGTGTATTCAACACGTTCTTCGCGGCGTCGATACCAGTTATCTTCAAAGAGGCCAGGATTTACAACTTCACCCCCAACTACACCATGACATACAGGGAATACATGGACGAGTTCGTGTGGAGATACAAGGGGCTTGAACCGCCTAAGAAGAACGAACCCCAGCCACTCCCCGGATTCTCAAATATGTTCCAGCTTTCAGACACCCTCCTAAGCGGGGTTAGCGTTGGAACCCCTGAGATAAAGCCTCCCAGGGAGGCGGGACTTGACTTCCCAGTCTGGATAGTATTCATGGGGAAGAGCGTCGAAATCAAATACAACGTCGAATGGACGGCTCAGGGGCGGTGAGAGTCTGTGTTCGACGAGAAGAAAAAGAAGAGAGAGGTCTCGTGGATTGATGAGATACTGAGCGGTGAGGATGACCTCCTTGAGAATATGCTGAACGGGAAGAAAAAGAAAGAAGAGAAAGCGGAGGAGGCCATACCCTTTGCCGGAGGGGGTGGTGGCGTTAACCTCGAGGATATTCTGAATACTCCAACGACGCCCGAGGAGGCCGCCAAAACCAGGCCCACCGGGGCGGACATTCTGGGAGAGATTCTGACCAAGGAGGAACCGGTGGAGAAACCAAAGCCCCGTCCCAAGCCCAAGCCTCCCTCCACCCTTCAGGATATACTCGGCTCCTCGGCGACGGTTGAGGAGACGGCCTACGCCGGCAAGGCTGAGGTTCTCGACGCCTATGGCAACGTCCGCATCGTTAAACTAAAGGGTGAACCAGTCCCAATATACGAAATAAGGCTGCCCAAACTCAGCAAAGAGGAGGAAGAGCTTTTCCTCAGGATAAAGGACAGGGCCATAACCGAGCTTCAGATAGACCCGACCGCGTTCCCCACCTTCGAGGAGCGTAGACGGGTTTTCATGAACGCCATCAGGCGGATGATAAAAGACGAGGCCCCCCATTTCTCCGAGGGGAGGATAGAGGTTCTGGCCGATATGATAGTCCAAGCCATGGTCGGCTACGGCAAGCTCGACCCCCTCGTTCGCGACGACAACCTCGAGGAGATTATGGTCATAGGAACCAACAGGCCCGTCTACGTATGGCACAGGCGCTTCAACATGTGCAAGACGAACATAGTGTTCCCTGAAGAGAAGGAGATACTCAACATCATCGAGCGCATAGCGAGGGAAGTGGGAAGGAGGATAGACCAGCAGAGTCCGCTCTTGGATGCCCGTCTCCCCGACGGAAGCCGTGTTAACGCGACGATACCGCCGATAAGTCTCGATGGCCCCACAATAACCATCCGTAAGTTCAAGAAGGACCCGCTGACCATCATAGACCTCATCAAGTACGGCACCATGAACACAGACATAGCGGCGCTTCTGTGGATATTCGTTGATGGACTTGGCGTCAAGCCCGCCAACGTTCTCGTCGCGGGCGGAACGGGTTCCGGTAAGACCACCACCCTGAACTCGCTGGGAATGTTTATTCCACCGAGCGAGCGCGTCATCACCATCGAGGACACCGCGGAGCTACAACTTCCGGTCGAGCACTGGGTTAGGCTCGAGACCAGACCGCCCAACGTCGAGGGCAAGGGTGAAATCACTATGGACGACCTGGTCAAGAACACACTCCGTATGCGTCCGGATAGAATCATAGTCGGTGAGGTTCGTGGTCCGGAAGCGAGAACGATGTTCACCGCAATGAATACTGGTCACGATGGCTGTATGGGAACAATCCACTCAAACAGTGCCCGTGAGACAATAGTCCGTCTCGAGAGTCCCCCAATGAGCGTCCCGAGGGTTATGATTCCGGCACTGGATATAATCATCATGCAGGTGAGGTTCCACAGCAGGAAGAAGGGAACCATAAGGAGGATCACCGAGATAGCCGAGATATCCGGCATAGAGGCTGAGAGCGTCCAGCTTAACAAGCTCTACAAGTACGATCCGGCCAAGGATGAACTCGTTCCGACAGGGGTTCCCAGCAGGACGCTCAACGCACTCGCTCACCACACGGGTATGAGCATGTCCGAGCTGGAGCTTGAGAGGGAGAAGAGGAAGATAATCTTGGAGTGGATGGTGGAGCAGGGCATCAGGAGCATCGAGAAGGTCGGGCATTATATAAGGCAGTTCTACATAGACGAGGAAGGCCTCCTCAAGAAGATAGCCGCGGAAGGAAGCGCTGAAACTAGCAGGAAGGTTAAGAGCATGCTGTGAGGGTGGTACGGGTGGGCGTCGTTAAAGCGATTACGGACTTTCTGGAGCGCTTGGGTGGGAAGACCATAGAGGTCGCCGAAATACCTACCCGAAAGATACCCAAAGGCAAAACAGTACAGGAGAGGCTTAGGGCCCTCAAGGAGCTTCAGAAAGAGATCGAAGCCGAGAAAGCCGAGGCCGAGAAGGAGACGGAGATC
This window of the Thermococcus siculi genome carries:
- a CDS encoding CpaF family protein; the protein is MFDEKKKKREVSWIDEILSGEDDLLENMLNGKKKKEEKAEEAIPFAGGGGGVNLEDILNTPTTPEEAAKTRPTGADILGEILTKEEPVEKPKPRPKPKPPSTLQDILGSSATVEETAYAGKAEVLDAYGNVRIVKLKGEPVPIYEIRLPKLSKEEEELFLRIKDRAITELQIDPTAFPTFEERRRVFMNAIRRMIKDEAPHFSEGRIEVLADMIVQAMVGYGKLDPLVRDDNLEEIMVIGTNRPVYVWHRRFNMCKTNIVFPEEKEILNIIERIAREVGRRIDQQSPLLDARLPDGSRVNATIPPISLDGPTITIRKFKKDPLTIIDLIKYGTMNTDIAALLWIFVDGLGVKPANVLVAGGTGSGKTTTLNSLGMFIPPSERVITIEDTAELQLPVEHWVRLETRPPNVEGKGEITMDDLVKNTLRMRPDRIIVGEVRGPEARTMFTAMNTGHDGCMGTIHSNSARETIVRLESPPMSVPRVMIPALDIIIMQVRFHSRKKGTIRRITEIAEISGIEAESVQLNKLYKYDPAKDELVPTGVPSRTLNALAHHTGMSMSELELEREKRKIILEWMVEQGIRSIEKVGHYIRQFYIDEEGLLKKIAAEGSAETSRKVKSML
- a CDS encoding DUF515 domain-containing protein; this translates as MITLMVVLNVSEDIEAKIRRLRELGKASAEPEVPKTAAPPVKKPPKKPRTVGSIRRRERRKRILTGAAIVLVVILIISVGAYVYMENRAAQQLADQKNQKLREVYTYFKGDIVNASKNCTAKPIEIRKELVNRIKAAQSLDELEAIDVKAAYDQAVGEYKECLAKIERLKYEKVLNQTKAEKIREIETDFQALLAMPLPDDIRADVVDSMKSLEEQVTSAKTIEQVNSVNPDPYLLELWRDYYYYRIDIIPGQEVILEKGNVKRIVSKADAKAILGGILDYRELMEYNVYKVEYVDIALVLTRDRINGAFLAPGDKVMVFAKNATNSPFIEIANEGYVQLVLLPTDAGLISVDEAQSQSSSSSTSSSTQYSEDHSTTYSPGDSTISDGQSTSDTYTNTQSSSQSASASYSYSVDLTEILKAIAAGKIQASDEVREQLRAYGWEIVDLEKESGMLVLKPDAQFLVVIRVPSIFVPDILSNQQYLYIAKIAT